A genomic stretch from Bifidobacteriaceae bacterium includes:
- a CDS encoding AraC family transcriptional regulator, giving the protein MRSASDGIWNRRVEVEPGAPFSGQALTLRRAYAPAAYDWLEVIVVLEGTGRCHHGKEGPDHLKPGAVVFLRPNVPCVVEPEGQIVLVRLFYAADFLLQQVQWQYSDEVPDEWAARVMAERLYPQPSQVVTVGEGAEFDIIREALSDFAQLVSDRQVLARYYRALSGATAVLGVVVPKLSRRTAESIQRQAELARRPTLACMAAIRPTREEIRRAREWIVRHFSEQFTVAELAKMTGLSRQQFSRRFRQEIGKTPMTFRDAVRVRQMVFLLIESSLTVAQVTRKVGWGKTDHAIRVFKAAVGVTPAVYRKRFCDHLSTDRYPDAQASYPDPLVFEH; this is encoded by the coding sequence GTGCGGAGTGCCTCCGACGGCATCTGGAACCGGCGGGTTGAAGTGGAGCCAGGAGCGCCGTTCAGCGGTCAGGCGTTGACGTTGCGGCGAGCCTACGCCCCGGCGGCCTATGACTGGCTCGAAGTCATCGTCGTGTTGGAGGGCACCGGGCGGTGCCATCACGGAAAGGAAGGGCCGGATCACCTCAAGCCCGGCGCGGTGGTGTTCTTGAGGCCGAACGTGCCGTGCGTGGTCGAGCCCGAGGGGCAGATCGTGTTGGTCAGGTTGTTCTACGCCGCGGACTTCCTGCTCCAACAGGTTCAGTGGCAGTATTCCGATGAAGTGCCGGATGAATGGGCCGCCCGTGTGATGGCCGAGCGTTTGTACCCGCAGCCGTCCCAGGTCGTAACGGTCGGCGAAGGAGCCGAGTTCGACATCATCAGGGAGGCTCTCTCGGACTTCGCTCAATTGGTGAGCGATAGGCAGGTGCTGGCGCGGTACTACCGGGCGTTGTCAGGGGCGACCGCCGTGTTGGGGGTTGTTGTTCCAAAGCTGAGCCGACGAACAGCTGAGTCGATCCAACGGCAGGCCGAGTTGGCGCGTCGGCCGACGCTGGCGTGCATGGCCGCGATCCGCCCGACCCGTGAGGAGATCCGCCGGGCCAGGGAGTGGATCGTCCGGCACTTCTCCGAACAATTCACGGTGGCGGAGTTGGCGAAGATGACCGGCCTGTCGCGCCAACAGTTCTCCAGACGATTCCGGCAAGAGATCGGGAAGACGCCGATGACGTTTCGTGACGCGGTGCGCGTCCGCCAGATGGTTTTCTTGCTGATCGAGTCGTCGCTGACGGTCGCTCAGGTGACCCGCAAGGTCGGCTGGGGGAAGACTGACCACGCGATCAGAGTGTTCAAGGCGGCTGTCGGGGTGACGCCGGCCGTCTACCGCAAGCGCTTCTGCGATCACCTGTCGACGGACAGGTACCCCGATGCGCAAGCGTCATACCCAGATCCGCTCGTGTTCGAGCACTAA